The following proteins are co-located in the Echinicola sp. 20G genome:
- a CDS encoding SDR family NAD(P)-dependent oxidoreductase, with amino-acid sequence MKSLYVLTGCSKGLGKALLDELVESEKNQVVGISRSTMESGDGFTHFELDLANTTGLIKELPSIFPVGDFDRIVLINNAGWIGEIGPLGKLDPTGIAKINAVNVVAPAILINEYVRKYHDQKCEKLVINISSGAASKDVDGWSGYCSSKAALNRMTGVAQVESDLKGFGINYYALSPGIVDTPMQADIRSADQENFSGLKKFKDFKANDELSSPEVVAEKVLYLIDHLDEFTEVLQDVRDF; translated from the coding sequence ATGAAAAGCCTTTATGTTTTAACGGGTTGTAGCAAGGGTTTAGGGAAAGCCCTTTTGGACGAATTGGTTGAAAGTGAGAAAAATCAGGTTGTTGGGATTTCTAGGTCAACGATGGAGTCAGGTGATGGTTTTACACATTTTGAATTGGATTTGGCGAATACGACAGGTTTAATCAAAGAATTGCCTTCCATTTTTCCTGTTGGAGATTTTGACAGAATAGTTCTGATCAATAATGCAGGATGGATAGGAGAAATTGGGCCTTTGGGCAAATTGGATCCAACAGGAATTGCAAAGATCAATGCCGTAAATGTGGTAGCCCCGGCCATTTTAATAAACGAATATGTGAGAAAATACCATGATCAAAAGTGTGAAAAGCTGGTGATCAATATCTCATCAGGAGCGGCCAGTAAGGATGTCGACGGTTGGTCAGGTTACTGTAGTTCAAAAGCAGCTCTCAATAGAATGACCGGTGTGGCCCAAGTGGAAAGTGATCTAAAGGGTTTTGGAATCAACTATTATGCTTTGTCACCAGGGATCGTCGATACCCCTATGCAGGCAGATATTAGATCGGCTGATCAAGAGAATTTCAGTGGGTTGAAAAAGTTTAAGGATTTTAAAGCAAACGATGAATTAAGTTCTCCCGAAGTGGTAGCGGAAAAAGTACTCTATTTAATAGACCATTTGGACGAGTTTACAGAAGTACTTCAGGATGTAAGAGATTTTTAG
- a CDS encoding transcriptional regulator gives MNKIIVLFFGFCCAFQMTIAQVQVVQRIEVPSEWDDYDYIVLPTQEGTISFRTKAERGYSLQQRIQYFTTDRQLNASKVFEFPVKDYFDMTGFDLDGDYLYLLFQKGESFASEKVVYEINLVNQALREVPIENILDMELQEFLVMDKKAILMGVMDYRPAIQVFDTESKSVFTVQGVYANEVSILQLRKDEELKVFDVLVSKRDRLKQRSLSLMTFDIEGNKLREVKVEPEDRPDLEIVEGVLTPIQNYNQVLIGPYGERKREPNRGIYFSKINEFGEYENIFYNLTDFQNFYNYLPEKQQERRERSLEKAVEKDKNITIPNSLVTREVVAGNDYFLIYNDYFLTSSGRFSPRDMMYSSDFYRYAPLSMRNRVMNGGYPWYYSGMPDPTSSNEYKFMAAQFVLLDGRGEMIWDNTLSLDDYVTTSPGKFGEVSFDGRNLFYMYLDEDKLMLCYLEDGEVQYANKEFDLGLLDEDERIKETQDESLSLSWWYDNYFLLSGKQKVRYLNESGKEDTRETFFLTKIKATPSEKPMIE, from the coding sequence ATGAATAAAATTATAGTTTTATTTTTTGGTTTTTGCTGTGCTTTTCAAATGACAATTGCCCAAGTCCAAGTTGTTCAAAGGATAGAAGTTCCTTCTGAATGGGATGATTACGATTATATCGTGTTGCCCACACAAGAAGGTACAATTTCATTCAGGACCAAAGCTGAAAGAGGTTATAGCCTACAGCAACGGATCCAGTACTTTACGACGGACAGGCAATTGAATGCTTCAAAGGTTTTTGAATTTCCGGTTAAGGATTATTTTGATATGACTGGTTTTGACCTTGATGGAGATTACTTGTACTTGTTGTTTCAGAAAGGGGAATCATTTGCCTCTGAGAAAGTAGTATATGAAATCAATTTGGTTAACCAAGCTTTAAGGGAGGTGCCTATAGAGAATATTCTGGATATGGAACTTCAGGAGTTTTTGGTGATGGACAAGAAAGCAATCCTGATGGGAGTAATGGATTATAGACCAGCGATTCAGGTATTCGATACAGAGAGTAAGAGTGTGTTTACAGTCCAAGGGGTTTACGCAAATGAAGTCAGTATTCTGCAATTGAGAAAAGATGAGGAGCTTAAGGTCTTTGATGTTTTGGTAAGTAAAAGAGACCGTTTGAAACAACGGAGCTTGTCATTAATGACTTTTGATATTGAAGGGAACAAATTACGGGAAGTAAAGGTGGAGCCAGAAGATAGGCCAGATTTGGAAATTGTAGAAGGAGTGCTTACCCCAATTCAGAATTATAATCAAGTGCTTATTGGGCCATATGGAGAAAGGAAAAGAGAACCCAATAGAGGAATTTATTTTTCTAAAATCAATGAATTTGGAGAGTATGAAAACATATTCTATAATCTAACTGATTTTCAGAATTTCTATAATTACTTACCGGAGAAACAGCAGGAAAGAAGAGAGCGCTCTTTGGAGAAAGCTGTAGAAAAGGATAAAAATATTACCATCCCCAATAGTTTAGTGACTAGGGAGGTGGTAGCAGGGAATGATTATTTTTTAATTTACAATGACTACTTTTTAACCAGCTCGGGAAGGTTTTCTCCAAGAGATATGATGTATTCCAGTGATTTTTATCGCTATGCTCCTTTGAGTATGAGGAATAGGGTGATGAATGGTGGATATCCATGGTATTATTCTGGTATGCCTGATCCAACCTCCAGTAATGAATACAAATTCATGGCCGCGCAATTTGTGCTTTTGGACGGTAGGGGAGAGATGATCTGGGACAATACACTCTCACTAGACGATTATGTGACTACCAGCCCAGGTAAGTTTGGAGAGGTCAGTTTTGACGGAAGAAACCTTTTTTATATGTATCTCGATGAGGACAAGTTGATGCTGTGCTACCTTGAAGATGGAGAAGTCCAATATGCCAATAAAGAGTTTGACTTGGGTTTGCTCGATGAGGATGAAAGGATAAAAGAGACCCAAGATGAAAGTCTTTCATTAAGCTGGTGGTATGATAATTATTTTCTTTTATCCGGTAAACAAAAAGTAAGGTACCTTAATGAATCAGGAAAAGAAGATACAAGGGAGACATTTTTCTTGACAAAGATAAAGGCTACACCAAGTGAAAAGCCAATGATAGAATGA
- a CDS encoding cold-shock protein has protein sequence MLTGKVKFYNEAKGFGFIIDDESQNDVFVHATGLVDKVEQNDKVSYDVKEGKKGLNAINVKKA, from the coding sequence ATGCTTACCGGAAAAGTGAAATTTTACAATGAAGCTAAGGGATTCGGTTTCATTATAGACGATGAATCCCAAAATGATGTCTTTGTTCATGCAACAGGGCTTGTAGACAAAGTCGAACAGAATGACAAAGTATCATATGACGTCAAAGAAGGAAAAAAAGGATTGAATGCTATAAATGTTAAAAAAGCATAG
- the polX gene encoding DNA polymerase/3'-5' exonuclease PolX: protein MDNKNITKILKLTSQLMELHEENAFKIRSYTSAIYSIDQGNISLEGLSKDELQKINGIGKSIAEVIEQLQQTGTHQYLDELLDKTPKGLLEVLEIKGLGPKKIKVLWKELNITSVHELLEACQAGEVAKIKGFGAKTQEGIIQSLEYMESNRGKWHYADAEPEAIAIQEKLEGLFGKENIAITGDFARKAEIIERLEWIINTDQRKETFDKIDQLEAIEKNKKISSPFTWRGKTKEKELEIVFFAASNSSFVSEQLLRTGSRSHLLAPIDNEQTLGSFFKSKSFSSEKEAYQEAGLPYILPELREGQFEIALAKEDKLPLLLEESDLKGILHNHSTYSDGKHTLKEMALYCQELGYEYLGISDHSRTASYAGGLDIEKVEKQQEEIKVLNKELAPFKVFSGIESDILPDGNLDYPDEVLASFDFIVSSIHSSLNMTRKKATARLIKAIENPYTTILGHPTGRLLLRREGYPIDHKAIIDACAENKVVIEINANPWRLDLDWRWVHYAMEKGVKLSINPDAHEKKGYFHMKYGVLVGRKGGLTNEMTLNAMTLKEIDEYFSKRKNDIKK from the coding sequence TTGGACAATAAAAACATCACCAAAATACTAAAGTTAACTTCCCAATTGATGGAACTGCATGAGGAAAATGCCTTTAAAATCCGCAGCTATACCTCAGCCATTTACTCTATCGACCAAGGAAACATTAGCCTTGAAGGGCTAAGCAAAGATGAGCTTCAAAAAATCAATGGAATTGGAAAAAGCATTGCTGAAGTCATTGAACAACTGCAACAGACAGGAACACACCAATATCTTGATGAACTATTGGACAAAACGCCCAAAGGCTTACTCGAAGTACTTGAAATAAAAGGTTTAGGACCAAAAAAAATCAAAGTTCTTTGGAAAGAACTAAACATCACCTCCGTCCATGAATTGTTAGAAGCATGCCAAGCTGGAGAGGTAGCCAAAATCAAGGGCTTTGGTGCCAAAACGCAAGAGGGTATCATTCAGTCTCTGGAGTACATGGAGTCCAACAGAGGAAAATGGCACTATGCGGATGCTGAGCCAGAGGCAATTGCCATTCAGGAAAAACTGGAAGGGTTATTTGGTAAGGAAAACATCGCTATCACAGGTGATTTTGCCAGGAAGGCTGAAATTATTGAAAGGCTAGAATGGATCATCAATACGGATCAACGCAAAGAAACTTTTGATAAAATAGATCAGCTTGAAGCAATCGAGAAAAACAAAAAGATTTCCAGCCCCTTTACTTGGAGAGGAAAAACAAAAGAGAAAGAACTGGAAATAGTTTTCTTTGCGGCAAGCAACAGTTCTTTTGTCAGTGAACAATTACTCAGAACCGGAAGCCGGTCTCACTTATTAGCTCCAATTGATAATGAGCAAACCTTGGGCAGTTTCTTTAAGTCTAAGTCTTTCTCTTCTGAAAAAGAGGCTTACCAAGAAGCTGGCCTACCCTATATCCTACCAGAGCTTAGAGAAGGTCAATTTGAAATAGCCTTGGCCAAAGAAGATAAACTTCCGCTACTCCTTGAAGAAAGTGACCTAAAAGGCATCCTCCACAACCACTCTACCTACAGTGATGGCAAACATACCCTGAAGGAAATGGCCCTTTATTGTCAAGAATTGGGATATGAATATTTAGGCATCAGTGACCATAGCCGCACAGCTTCTTATGCTGGTGGTTTGGACATAGAAAAAGTAGAAAAGCAGCAGGAAGAGATCAAAGTCTTAAACAAAGAGCTGGCCCCTTTTAAGGTTTTCAGCGGAATAGAAAGTGATATTCTTCCTGATGGTAATTTGGATTATCCTGATGAAGTATTGGCTTCATTCGACTTTATCGTCTCATCTATCCACAGCAGTCTGAACATGACCAGAAAAAAAGCTACTGCTAGGTTAATCAAAGCCATTGAAAACCCTTACACTACCATCCTAGGACATCCAACTGGCAGACTTTTGCTGAGAAGAGAAGGATACCCCATTGATCACAAAGCAATCATAGATGCTTGTGCTGAGAATAAGGTAGTCATAGAAATCAATGCCAACCCGTGGCGCCTTGACCTTGACTGGAGATGGGTTCATTATGCTATGGAAAAAGGCGTCAAGCTTTCCATTAATCCGGACGCCCACGAAAAGAAAGGGTACTTCCATATGAAATACGGTGTACTGGTAGGCAGAAAAGGAGGGCTGACCAATGAAATGACCCTCAACGCGATGACCTTGAAAGAGATCGATGAATATTTTTCAAAACGGAAAAACGACATTAAAAAATAA
- the hslU gene encoding ATP-dependent protease ATPase subunit HslU codes for MKEINHLTPKQIVHELDKYIIGQKDAKRNVAIALRNRIRRMMVKSDLQKDIVPNNILMIGSTGVGKTEIARRLAKVANAPFTKVEASKFTEVGYVGRDVESMVRDLVEQSINLVKENKNEEVKEKAVENVEDILLDILIPPVKTPSFNTSRANSNGEFDPEKASEQELNEKTRERFREKLKNGELEERKVEINVKQSSPVGVGMIGNGMMDDASMAGLQDMISGMMPKKTKKRKVTIAEARKILMEEETSKLIDFDEVKEEAIFLAENNGIIFIDEVDKIASKSGKGGGGPDVSREGVQRDLLPIVEGSAVNTKYGLVHTDHVLFIAAGAFHVSKPSDLIPELQGRFPIRVELDSLSQNDFTRILKEPKNALTKQYQALFGAEEVHLEYTDEAIEEIARIAFKINEEVENIGARRLHTVMSHLLNDFLFEVPDTIQANSKIMITKEMVDERLSSLVKNRDLSQYIL; via the coding sequence ATGAAAGAAATTAATCATTTGACACCAAAACAAATTGTCCATGAATTGGACAAATATATAATTGGGCAAAAAGATGCTAAGAGAAATGTGGCCATTGCACTGAGAAATAGAATCAGGAGGATGATGGTGAAAAGCGACCTTCAAAAAGATATTGTCCCTAACAATATTCTTATGATTGGGTCTACCGGTGTAGGTAAAACGGAAATTGCCAGGAGGCTAGCCAAAGTGGCCAATGCCCCTTTTACCAAGGTGGAGGCTTCCAAGTTTACAGAAGTGGGATATGTAGGGCGTGATGTAGAGAGTATGGTGAGGGACCTAGTAGAACAGTCCATCAACTTGGTAAAAGAAAACAAAAACGAAGAGGTAAAAGAAAAGGCGGTAGAAAATGTAGAGGATATTTTATTGGATATCTTGATCCCACCTGTGAAAACTCCTTCTTTCAATACTTCCAGAGCAAATAGCAACGGAGAGTTTGATCCAGAGAAAGCTTCTGAGCAAGAGCTAAACGAAAAGACCAGAGAACGTTTCAGAGAGAAGCTCAAAAATGGAGAATTGGAAGAAAGAAAAGTAGAGATCAATGTCAAGCAATCCTCTCCAGTGGGAGTAGGGATGATTGGTAATGGAATGATGGATGATGCCAGCATGGCCGGCCTTCAGGACATGATCAGTGGGATGATGCCCAAAAAGACCAAGAAAAGAAAAGTGACCATTGCCGAAGCCCGCAAAATTTTGATGGAAGAAGAGACTTCCAAATTGATTGATTTTGATGAGGTTAAAGAAGAGGCCATTTTCTTGGCTGAGAACAATGGAATAATCTTCATTGATGAGGTGGACAAGATAGCTTCCAAGAGCGGAAAAGGCGGTGGAGGCCCTGATGTAAGTAGGGAAGGTGTTCAACGGGATTTGTTGCCAATCGTGGAGGGAAGTGCAGTAAATACCAAATATGGTTTGGTGCATACTGATCACGTTCTCTTTATTGCGGCTGGAGCATTCCATGTGAGCAAGCCTTCTGACTTGATCCCTGAATTGCAGGGACGTTTTCCGATTAGGGTAGAACTAGATAGTCTTTCTCAGAATGACTTTACCCGGATTTTGAAAGAACCAAAAAATGCCCTTACAAAGCAATACCAGGCATTATTTGGAGCAGAAGAGGTACATCTTGAATATACTGATGAGGCCATTGAGGAAATAGCCAGGATCGCTTTTAAGATCAATGAGGAAGTTGAAAATATTGGGGCAAGGAGATTACATACTGTGATGAGCCATTTACTCAATGACTTCTTGTTTGAAGTGCCTGATACCATTCAGGCCAACTCCAAGATCATGATCACCAAAGAGATGGTAGATGAAAGGCTAAGTTCTTTAGTGAAAAACAGGGATTTATCGCAATACATTTTATAA
- a CDS encoding histidine phosphatase family protein: MKKLVIYRHAKSSWDNPFLEDHARPLAERGLRDAPRMAQRLKKKKIFPDYMLSSDAERAKSTALITAENLHFPKKQIKLTRDLYHASSHNILQCLHQIPNTNDVAFIFGHNPGFNELIEDLGGTIDNLPTCGQFGFTFNTEYWKNISPANASFWFVDYPKNES; the protein is encoded by the coding sequence ATGAAAAAATTAGTTATTTATCGACACGCCAAATCTTCTTGGGACAATCCCTTTTTGGAAGACCATGCTAGACCATTGGCAGAACGTGGTTTAAGGGATGCACCAAGAATGGCCCAGAGACTAAAAAAGAAAAAGATATTTCCGGATTATATGCTTTCATCAGATGCTGAAAGAGCAAAATCCACCGCCTTGATTACAGCAGAGAACCTCCACTTTCCAAAGAAACAGATTAAACTCACTCGAGATCTCTATCATGCTTCTTCACACAACATTCTTCAGTGCTTACATCAAATCCCCAACACGAATGACGTCGCCTTTATCTTTGGCCATAATCCGGGATTCAATGAACTGATTGAAGACTTGGGAGGCACTATCGACAACCTCCCCACCTGCGGCCAATTCGGATTTACTTTCAATACCGAGTACTGGAAAAACATCAGTCCAGCCAATGCCAGTTTTTGGTTTGTAGATTATCCCAAGAACGAGAGCTAA